In Rariglobus hedericola, the following proteins share a genomic window:
- a CDS encoding thioredoxin family protein yields the protein MKRILISLFFAALTLGSLNAADAKWLTNYDAAVKQAAAQKKPLLIDFTGSDWCGWCIRLDKEVFSQPEFVDYASKNLVLLKLDFPREKELPAAQKAQNEKLAKKYEVQGYPTIVVLDATGKQVGELGYEKGGPTKWIASLEKVTKK from the coding sequence ATGAAACGTATCCTTATATCGTTATTCTTCGCAGCGCTCACCCTTGGTTCTTTGAATGCCGCCGATGCTAAATGGCTCACTAACTATGATGCCGCGGTTAAACAGGCGGCGGCCCAGAAAAAGCCGCTGCTCATCGATTTCACCGGTTCGGATTGGTGCGGTTGGTGCATCCGTCTGGACAAGGAAGTTTTCTCGCAGCCCGAGTTTGTGGATTATGCCTCCAAGAACCTGGTTCTCTTGAAGCTCGATTTTCCGCGTGAGAAAGAGCTGCCTGCGGCGCAGAAGGCGCAGAATGAAAAGCTCGCCAAGAAATACGAAGTCCAAGGCTACCCTACCATCGTCGTGCTTGATGCCACGGGTAAACAAGTGGGTGAGCTCGGCTATGAGAAGGGTGGCCCGACCAAGTGGATCGCTTCGTTGGAGAAGGTGACGAAGAAATAA
- the atpC gene encoding ATP synthase F1 subunit epsilon has product MSLTLEIVTPEARVYSDTIETVVIPTVDGEIGILPGHIPLLTQVADGELCVTKDGKQHYIAVGSGFAQVEGDKVSILAERAINEEKIDEAAVEDALKRAEAQLKESAHLDPAEQETLHSLVRFAGVQLALKRRQR; this is encoded by the coding sequence ATGTCCCTCACCCTCGAAATCGTCACTCCCGAAGCCCGGGTTTATTCCGATACCATCGAAACCGTGGTCATCCCGACCGTGGACGGTGAAATCGGCATCCTTCCCGGACACATTCCGTTGCTCACGCAAGTAGCCGACGGCGAGCTGTGCGTGACGAAGGACGGCAAGCAGCACTACATCGCGGTCGGCTCGGGCTTCGCCCAGGTCGAAGGCGACAAGGTCTCGATCCTCGCTGAACGCGCCATCAACGAAGAGAAGATCGATGAAGCCGCCGTCGAAGACGCCCTCAAGCGTGCCGAGGCCCAGCTCAAAGAGTCGGCCCACCTCGATCCGGCCGAACAGGAAACGCTTCACAGCCTCGTGCGTTTCGCCGGCGTCCAGCTCGCCCTCAAACGCCGCCAGCGCTGA
- the atpD gene encoding F0F1 ATP synthase subunit beta, giving the protein MSNIGKIVSVIGPVVDVQFTENNVPPIYQALTVDFTVSGKPERLTLEIQQHLGEGVVRTIAMSSSEGLVRGADVVDTGNPITVPVGDGILGRIFNVTGDPVDGKGPVVHTKRYPIHRAAPALADQDTKAEILETGIKVIDLICPFIKGGKAGAFGGAGVGKTVVILELINNIAKAHGGYSVFAGVGERSREGNDLYHEMSEAGVIKQDNLGESKVALVYGQMNEPPGARMRVALSALAMTEYFRDEKNQDVLLFIDNIFRFSQAGSEVSALLGRSPSAVGYQPTLSSEMGLLQERITSTKKGSITSVQAVYVPADDLTDPAPANTFAHLDSTIVLERSIAELGIYPAVDPLASVSKALEPSIVGEEHYKVTRELQRVLQRYKDLQDIIAILGLDELSPEDKQTVYRARKIQRFLSQPFAVAEVFTGAPGKYVAVKDTVRGFKMILDGELDHVPEGDFYMKGGIDEVIAASAKK; this is encoded by the coding sequence ATGAGCAACATCGGCAAAATCGTCTCGGTCATCGGCCCCGTCGTTGACGTCCAGTTCACCGAAAACAACGTCCCGCCCATCTACCAGGCGCTGACCGTCGACTTCACTGTCTCCGGAAAACCGGAACGTCTCACCCTCGAGATCCAGCAGCATCTCGGCGAAGGCGTCGTCCGCACGATCGCGATGTCCTCCTCCGAGGGCCTCGTGCGTGGCGCCGATGTCGTCGACACCGGCAACCCGATCACCGTCCCCGTCGGTGACGGCATCCTCGGCCGCATCTTCAACGTCACCGGCGATCCCGTGGACGGCAAAGGTCCGGTTGTTCACACCAAGCGTTACCCGATCCACCGCGCCGCTCCCGCGCTCGCGGACCAGGACACCAAGGCCGAGATCCTCGAGACCGGCATCAAGGTCATCGACTTGATCTGCCCCTTCATCAAGGGCGGTAAAGCCGGTGCGTTCGGCGGTGCCGGCGTCGGCAAGACGGTCGTCATTCTCGAGCTCATCAACAACATCGCCAAGGCCCACGGCGGTTACTCGGTGTTCGCCGGCGTCGGCGAGCGCTCCCGTGAAGGTAACGACCTTTACCACGAAATGTCCGAGGCCGGCGTCATCAAGCAGGACAACCTCGGCGAGTCCAAGGTCGCCCTCGTTTACGGCCAGATGAACGAGCCCCCGGGTGCCCGTATGCGCGTCGCCCTCTCGGCGCTCGCCATGACCGAGTATTTCCGCGACGAGAAAAACCAGGACGTGTTGCTCTTCATCGACAACATTTTCCGTTTCTCGCAGGCCGGTTCCGAAGTGTCCGCCCTCCTTGGTCGCTCGCCCTCCGCGGTGGGTTACCAGCCCACGCTCTCCTCCGAGATGGGTCTCCTCCAAGAGCGCATCACCTCGACGAAGAAGGGTTCCATCACCTCCGTGCAGGCCGTTTACGTGCCAGCCGACGACTTGACCGACCCGGCCCCCGCCAACACCTTCGCTCACTTGGACTCCACCATCGTGTTGGAGCGTTCCATCGCCGAGCTCGGTATCTATCCGGCCGTCGATCCTCTCGCTTCCGTGTCAAAGGCCCTCGAGCCCTCGATCGTCGGCGAAGAGCACTACAAGGTCACCCGCGAGCTCCAGCGCGTCCTCCAGCGCTACAAGGATCTTCAAGACATCATCGCGATTCTCGGTCTCGACGAATTGTCCCCCGAGGACAAGCAGACCGTTTACCGCGCCCGTAAGATCCAGCGCTTCCTCTCGCAGCCGTTCGCGGTCGCCGAGGTGTTCACCGGCGCTCCCGGCAAATACGTCGCCGTCAAGGACACCGTCCGCGGCTTCAAGATGATCCTCGATGGCGAACTCGACCACGTCCCCGAGGGCGACTTCTACATGAAGGGCGGCATCGATGAAGTCATCGCCGCTTCCGCGAAGAAGTAA
- the atpG gene encoding ATP synthase F1 subunit gamma, with the protein MASTRDIRRRIKSVKNTRQITKAMELVAASKMKKAQQAALAGRAYTQLMSDMLAALAPRVAELENVFLAKRDIKTRGILLVTTDKGLCGPLNANLFKLVTEIKTPAKFFAIGRKGAQFLARTHRELVADFAVQDRVPFGEIKVAVELMVKQYLDGEIDTVEVIYSRFRNTLVQEPTVRPVLPLTSLASFIENVHAEAGTTPKRDDRDMLFEPSPRKVLEALIPFYLNRHVYQLVLSSKASEHSARMVAMKTAKDNATKLVGELSLEYNKARQAAITQEILEIAASSFAA; encoded by the coding sequence ATGGCCTCAACACGCGACATCCGCCGGCGCATCAAGTCGGTCAAAAACACCCGCCAGATCACCAAGGCGATGGAGCTCGTCGCCGCGTCGAAGATGAAGAAGGCGCAGCAGGCGGCCCTCGCCGGACGCGCCTACACGCAGCTCATGTCCGACATGCTGGCGGCTCTCGCCCCCCGCGTTGCCGAGCTTGAGAATGTCTTCCTCGCCAAGCGCGACATCAAGACCCGCGGCATCCTCCTTGTCACCACCGACAAGGGTCTCTGCGGTCCCCTCAACGCCAACCTCTTCAAGCTCGTCACCGAGATCAAGACGCCGGCCAAGTTCTTCGCCATCGGCCGCAAAGGCGCCCAGTTCCTTGCCCGCACCCACCGCGAACTCGTCGCCGATTTCGCCGTGCAGGACCGCGTGCCGTTCGGTGAGATCAAGGTCGCCGTCGAACTCATGGTGAAGCAGTATCTCGACGGCGAGATCGACACCGTCGAGGTCATCTACTCCCGCTTCCGCAACACCCTCGTGCAGGAGCCGACCGTGCGCCCCGTGCTCCCGCTGACGAGCCTCGCCTCGTTCATCGAGAACGTTCACGCCGAGGCGGGCACCACGCCGAAGCGCGACGACCGTGACATGCTTTTCGAGCCCAGCCCCCGCAAGGTTCTCGAAGCGTTGATCCCGTTCTACCTCAACCGCCATGTCTACCAGCTCGTGCTTTCCTCGAAGGCCTCCGAGCACTCGGCCCGCATGGTCGCGATGAAGACCGCCAAGGACAACGCCACCAAGCTGGTCGGCGAATTGAGCCTCGAATACAACAAGGCCCGTCAGGCTGCCATCACCCAGGAAATCCTGGAGATCGCCGCCTCGTCGTTCGCTGCGTAA
- the atpA gene encoding F0F1 ATP synthase subunit alpha has protein sequence MSTVIEQIEQQIAKLSSKAVRKNTGIIRTVADGVAKIDGLSDVAYNEMVQFPNGVIGIALNLGADEVGAVVLGDVSQLKEGDEVSTTGKLLSVPVGMALLGRVVDALGNPVDGKGPLGATETYPVERIAPGVMSRKSVNQPLFTGIQAIDSMIPIGRGQRELIIGDRGTGKTTIAIDTIINQAKINKVGLASGDPKFRPVYSIYVAVGQKNSNIVRTINALEAAGAFEFTCIVGAPAADNAANQYIAPFSGAAIGEWFMENGMDALIVYDDLSKHAVAYRQISLILKRPSGREAYPGDVFYLHSRLLERSARLDGKGSLTALPIIETQAGDVSAYIPTNVISITDGQVFLETDLFNQGIRPAVSVGLSVSRVGSSAQIKVTKQVGGKLKGELAQFRELAAFAQFGSDLDAKTKAQLDRGGRIVELFKQPAFSPISIELQAVTIYALQKGFYDGLDIKKVTAASVSIRDFFASRKDALLTEIRTKAALDKDLEAKIVAALEEWKSTYTA, from the coding sequence ATGAGCACGGTCATCGAACAAATCGAACAGCAGATCGCGAAGCTTTCCTCCAAAGCCGTCCGTAAGAACACCGGTATCATCCGCACCGTCGCCGACGGCGTTGCCAAGATCGACGGTCTCTCCGACGTCGCCTACAACGAGATGGTGCAGTTCCCCAACGGCGTGATCGGTATCGCGCTCAACCTCGGTGCCGACGAAGTCGGTGCCGTCGTCCTCGGTGACGTCTCCCAGCTCAAGGAAGGCGACGAAGTCTCCACCACCGGCAAGCTCCTCTCCGTTCCCGTCGGCATGGCCCTCCTCGGCCGCGTCGTTGACGCGCTCGGCAATCCCGTGGACGGCAAGGGCCCCCTCGGCGCCACCGAGACCTACCCCGTCGAGCGCATCGCTCCCGGCGTCATGTCCCGCAAATCGGTCAACCAGCCGCTCTTCACCGGCATTCAGGCCATCGACTCCATGATCCCGATCGGTCGCGGCCAGCGCGAACTCATCATCGGCGACCGCGGCACCGGCAAGACCACCATCGCGATCGATACCATCATCAACCAGGCCAAGATCAACAAGGTCGGCCTCGCTTCCGGCGATCCCAAGTTCCGCCCCGTTTACTCCATCTACGTCGCCGTCGGCCAGAAGAACTCCAACATCGTCCGCACCATCAACGCCCTCGAGGCGGCCGGCGCGTTTGAGTTCACCTGCATCGTCGGCGCTCCCGCCGCCGACAACGCCGCCAACCAATACATCGCCCCTTTCTCCGGTGCCGCCATCGGCGAATGGTTCATGGAAAACGGCATGGATGCCCTCATCGTTTATGATGACCTTTCCAAGCACGCCGTCGCCTACCGCCAGATCTCGCTCATCCTGAAGCGTCCCTCCGGCCGCGAAGCCTATCCCGGTGACGTGTTCTACCTGCACTCCCGCCTCCTCGAGCGCTCCGCCCGTCTTGACGGCAAGGGCTCGCTCACCGCGCTCCCCATCATCGAAACCCAGGCCGGCGACGTGTCCGCCTACATCCCGACCAACGTGATCTCGATCACCGACGGTCAGGTGTTCCTCGAGACCGACCTCTTCAACCAAGGCATCCGTCCCGCCGTGTCCGTCGGTCTCTCCGTCTCGCGCGTCGGTTCGTCCGCCCAGATCAAGGTCACCAAGCAAGTCGGTGGTAAGCTCAAGGGTGAGCTCGCCCAGTTCCGCGAACTCGCCGCCTTCGCCCAGTTCGGTTCCGACCTCGACGCCAAGACCAAGGCCCAGCTCGACCGCGGTGGTCGTATCGTTGAGCTCTTCAAGCAGCCCGCCTTCAGCCCGATCTCCATCGAGCTCCAGGCCGTCACCATCTACGCCCTCCAAAAGGGTTTCTACGACGGCCTCGACATCAAGAAGGTCACCGCCGCTTCCGTCTCGATCCGCGACTTCTTCGCTTCCCGCAAAGACGCGCTGCTCACCGAAATCCGCACCAAGGCCGCCTTGGACAAGGACCTCGAAGCCAAGATCGTCGCCGCCCTCGAAGAGTGGAAGAGCACCTACACCGCCTAA
- a CDS encoding F0F1 ATP synthase subunit delta — MATGKLQIQQLARQLFKLSLVDGRLSEERVAGVLGYVEKNQAANGLPLLKAYQRLVAAEIAKGVAVVEHAGPVSESTFAAIAGALSQRYHRPVTTTAKANPDLFAGLRVRIGDDVYESSIASQLATLSQSV, encoded by the coding sequence ATGGCCACCGGCAAACTCCAGATTCAGCAGCTCGCCCGCCAGCTCTTCAAACTGAGCCTCGTGGACGGCCGTCTCTCCGAAGAGCGCGTCGCCGGTGTGCTCGGCTACGTTGAGAAGAACCAGGCCGCCAACGGCCTGCCCCTCCTCAAAGCCTACCAACGGTTGGTGGCTGCCGAGATCGCCAAGGGCGTCGCCGTCGTCGAACACGCCGGCCCGGTCAGCGAGAGCACCTTCGCCGCCATCGCCGGCGCTCTTTCCCAACGTTACCACCGCCCCGTCACCACGACCGCCAAGGCCAATCCGGATCTTTTCGCCGGCCTGCGCGTGCGCATCGGTGACGATGTCTACGAGTCGTCCATCGCCAGCCAGCTGGCGACCCTTTCCCAGAGCGTCTGA
- the atpF gene encoding F0F1 ATP synthase subunit B has translation MLSLLLAAANPAVETAHDAHAHAGTEGGLVHDLVTKFGIDGVNVGMQLLSFTILAVVLYQFAIKPIIATMDERNAKIDAGLKNAEATAAQLAAAQAQAATQLKDAQLAANKIIDEARKTAKELSEREAAASTERAAAQLAKAQQAIGLEHKKMLDDARTEIARLVVATTERVLAKKLSDADRAGYNEAAARELTTV, from the coding sequence ATGCTCTCCCTTCTTCTGGCCGCCGCCAATCCCGCCGTTGAAACCGCGCACGACGCCCATGCCCACGCTGGCACCGAGGGCGGCCTTGTTCACGACCTTGTGACCAAGTTCGGCATCGACGGCGTTAACGTCGGGATGCAGCTCCTGAGCTTCACCATCCTCGCCGTCGTCCTCTACCAGTTCGCGATCAAGCCGATCATCGCCACGATGGACGAGCGCAACGCCAAGATCGACGCCGGCCTCAAGAACGCCGAAGCCACCGCCGCCCAGCTCGCCGCCGCGCAAGCCCAGGCCGCCACCCAGCTCAAGGACGCCCAGCTCGCCGCCAACAAGATCATCGACGAGGCCCGCAAGACCGCCAAGGAACTCTCCGAGCGCGAAGCCGCCGCCTCCACCGAGCGCGCCGCCGCCCAGCTCGCCAAGGCCCAGCAGGCCATCGGTCTTGAGCACAAGAAGATGCTCGACGACGCCCGCACCGAGATCGCCCGCCTCGTCGTTGCCACGACCGAGCGCGTCCTCGCCAAGAAACTTTCCGATGCCGACCGCGCCGGATACAACGAAGCCGCCGCCCGCGAGCTCACCACCGTTTAA
- a CDS encoding ATP synthase F0 subunit C, producing the protein MFLAEITGNIASAAGLIAAAIAVGLIGTKAAEAVGRNPGASGKILVQSILGMALAEGLGLLALFLAK; encoded by the coding sequence ATGTTCCTCGCTGAAATCACTGGTAATATCGCTTCCGCTGCCGGCCTCATCGCCGCCGCCATCGCTGTCGGTCTCATCGGCACCAAGGCCGCTGAAGCCGTCGGTCGCAACCCCGGCGCGTCCGGCAAGATCCTCGTTCAGTCCATTCTCGGTATGGCGCTCGCTGAAGGTCTCGGCCTCCTCGCGCTGTTCCTTGCCAAGTAA
- a CDS encoding F0F1 ATP synthase subunit A, whose protein sequence is MSAVKTLALSTLLLASGATAFAAEGGHEAASSLKEVLGVPVTNSILTSWVITIAIILVIRWMVGKPKLVPSRGQAIVEDAITGLRDLYEPIVGKKAMPMAFPVLLTLFVFIVLHNWSGLLPFVGTVGWGQTDAAGHFHVITPLIRPHTSELNGTIALALVSFGAWFIIVMRYAGPGLLIKDLFGNKADKKELAPAMYWGLSLVFIVVGLIEVVSIFIRPVTLSMRLFGNVFGGENLLHAMHFLPPFYFLELLVGFVQGLVFTLLTAVYIGLICNHGDDHHDEEHGSDHGHAKEAAH, encoded by the coding sequence ATGTCCGCAGTCAAAACCCTCGCACTTTCGACGTTGTTGCTCGCATCAGGCGCGACCGCGTTCGCCGCTGAAGGCGGACACGAGGCCGCCTCCTCCCTTAAGGAAGTCCTCGGCGTGCCCGTGACCAACAGTATCCTCACGAGCTGGGTGATCACCATCGCGATCATCCTCGTTATTCGCTGGATGGTCGGCAAACCGAAGCTGGTCCCCTCGCGCGGCCAAGCCATCGTTGAAGACGCCATCACCGGTCTTCGTGATCTCTACGAACCCATCGTCGGCAAGAAAGCCATGCCGATGGCGTTCCCTGTTCTCCTCACGCTTTTCGTGTTCATCGTTCTGCACAACTGGTCGGGCCTGCTGCCGTTTGTCGGCACGGTCGGCTGGGGCCAGACCGATGCGGCCGGACACTTCCACGTAATTACTCCGCTGATACGCCCTCACACTTCCGAGCTGAACGGCACCATCGCCCTCGCACTGGTTTCCTTCGGCGCTTGGTTCATCATCGTGATGCGTTACGCCGGTCCCGGCCTGCTCATCAAAGACCTCTTCGGCAACAAGGCCGACAAGAAGGAACTCGCCCCCGCCATGTATTGGGGCCTCTCGCTGGTCTTCATCGTCGTCGGTTTGATCGAAGTCGTTTCGATCTTCATCCGTCCGGTGACTCTTTCGATGCGTCTTTTCGGCAACGTGTTCGGCGGTGAGAACCTCCTTCACGCGATGCACTTCCTGCCGCCTTTCTATTTCCTCGAGTTGCTCGTCGGCTTCGTCCAAGGCCTCGTCTTCACCCTGCTGACCGCCGTTTACATCGGCCTCATCTGCAACCACGGCGACGACCACCACGACGAAGAACACGGTTCCGATCACGGTCACGCCAAGGAGGCGGCCCACTAA
- the trmB gene encoding tRNA (guanine(46)-N(7))-methyltransferase TrmB — protein MPLETAQAITATRLAELRALLAPLLETKLPLTLEIGSGHGHYLTAYAQAYPERYCIGIDLIGDRLDRSARKSDRAKLKNISWLRADVGVFLEALPAETRLAEIFLLFSDPWPKRRHWKNRVLQPEFLSLLASKAGEGARFCFRTDHAPYFAQAQQFVTEHADWNLCPQEPWPFELATVFQQRAEAHQSFIARRAAITHPQG, from the coding sequence ATGCCGCTGGAAACCGCCCAAGCCATCACCGCCACCCGACTCGCCGAACTGCGCGCACTCCTAGCACCGCTGCTCGAAACCAAGCTGCCGCTGACTCTGGAAATCGGCAGCGGCCACGGCCATTATCTCACCGCCTACGCCCAAGCGTATCCGGAACGCTATTGTATCGGCATCGATTTGATCGGCGACCGGCTGGATCGCTCCGCCCGCAAATCCGATCGCGCAAAACTGAAGAACATCTCCTGGCTGCGCGCCGACGTCGGGGTTTTTCTGGAGGCACTCCCCGCCGAAACCCGGCTGGCGGAGATCTTTCTTTTGTTCTCAGACCCTTGGCCCAAGCGCCGGCACTGGAAAAACCGCGTGCTCCAACCGGAGTTCCTTTCACTGCTCGCGTCCAAGGCAGGGGAGGGCGCCCGCTTCTGTTTCCGCACCGATCATGCGCCTTATTTCGCTCAAGCGCAGCAATTTGTCACCGAACATGCCGACTGGAACCTCTGCCCGCAGGAGCCATGGCCTTTCGAATTGGCAACCGTCTTCCAGCAACGCGCCGAAGCCCACCAGTCGTTCATCGCCCGCCGGGCGGCGATTACACATCCGCAAGGGTGA
- a CDS encoding sensor histidine kinase has translation MFIFLTIALTIALGITLLKALSHRRAVSALQQAIFRKQLLLSEDLPGAAGPAWERLRLASNELITEVGQLQQQRTGQLAQLEATLGSLQEAVLIVDASNYILLANKALQAISPRASNQIIGHRLELVLHSVAFLTYVESVRLGKAQPQQEVEFSEDGHTTWLEVTGTTIQSQGNSRGPWTLFVLHDITKQKKLESIRKDFVANVSHELRTPLSVIKGYVETLVDGHHDIPVDDRERFLKTIQRHTERLNSLLEDLLVLSRLESINPGLHRESVNLQTLLTDIIDDYHGRPSASGHTLDLSVDPAIGLLLIDPLKVTQVVENLLDNALKYTGKGSRIELSARLQGLGEIIVSLRDNGPGIPAEDLPHLFERFYRVDKGRSRDKGGTGLGLSIVKHIVQLHGGRVWVESKQGQGTTFHFSLPLRTNGHV, from the coding sequence ATGTTTATCTTCCTTACGATCGCCCTGACCATCGCGCTGGGTATCACCTTGTTAAAAGCCCTGTCGCATCGGCGGGCCGTGAGCGCCCTACAACAGGCGATCTTCCGTAAACAGCTGTTGCTCAGCGAAGATCTGCCCGGCGCCGCCGGCCCCGCGTGGGAACGCCTGCGCCTCGCGAGCAACGAACTGATCACCGAGGTCGGCCAGTTGCAGCAACAACGCACCGGCCAGCTCGCCCAACTTGAAGCCACGCTGGGCAGTTTGCAGGAGGCCGTTCTCATAGTCGATGCGAGCAACTACATCCTGCTCGCCAACAAAGCCCTCCAGGCGATCTCCCCGCGCGCTTCGAACCAGATCATTGGCCACCGCCTCGAGCTGGTTCTGCACAGTGTCGCCTTCCTCACCTACGTGGAATCCGTCCGGCTCGGCAAAGCCCAGCCCCAGCAAGAAGTCGAATTCTCCGAAGACGGCCACACGACATGGCTGGAAGTCACCGGCACAACCATTCAAAGCCAGGGCAACTCGCGCGGGCCCTGGACGCTCTTCGTGCTCCACGACATCACCAAGCAGAAGAAACTCGAATCCATCCGCAAGGATTTCGTGGCCAACGTCTCCCACGAGTTACGCACCCCGCTCAGCGTGATCAAAGGTTACGTCGAAACCCTCGTGGACGGCCACCACGACATCCCCGTCGACGACCGCGAGCGCTTCTTAAAAACCATCCAGCGCCACACCGAGCGCCTCAACTCCCTGCTCGAAGATCTGCTGGTGCTCTCACGCTTGGAGTCGATCAACCCCGGCCTGCATCGCGAATCCGTCAACCTGCAGACGCTGCTCACCGATATCATCGATGATTACCACGGTCGCCCCTCCGCTTCTGGCCACACCCTCGATCTCTCGGTGGACCCCGCGATCGGGCTTTTGCTGATTGATCCGCTTAAGGTCACCCAAGTCGTCGAAAACCTCCTCGACAACGCCCTCAAATACACCGGCAAAGGCTCGCGCATCGAACTCTCGGCCCGTCTGCAAGGTCTGGGCGAAATCATCGTAAGCCTGCGCGACAACGGACCCGGCATCCCCGCCGAAGATCTGCCCCACCTGTTCGAACGCTTTTACCGCGTGGATAAAGGCCGTTCGCGCGACAAGGGCGGCACCGGCCTGGGCCTCTCCATCGTTAAGCACATCGTGCAGCTCCACGGCGGACGCGTCTGGGTCGAGAGCAAGCAAGGGCAGGGGACCACGTTCCACTTCAGCCTCCCGCTACGCACCAACGGCCACGTCTGA
- a CDS encoding response regulator has protein sequence MADVKPKKILVVDDESDVSALVAYSLKAKGFEVAVVNDPNASIGTARTFLPDLVILDVMMPDLNGIQICRMLRADPKLKKVPVIFLTAKAEENDRVQGLETGADDYICKPFSTKELVLRVQTILRRLSEGAPEEPKRLQVGEIVVDTERHEVQIHGQPVELTATEFNLLKLLMERRGRVQTREHLLLNVWNYETEIETRTVDTHVRRLREKLGTEADWIETIRGVGYRMAEKRAQEA, from the coding sequence ATGGCAGACGTTAAACCGAAAAAAATCCTCGTGGTGGACGACGAATCCGACGTGTCCGCGCTCGTCGCGTATAGCCTCAAGGCCAAGGGCTTTGAGGTCGCCGTCGTCAATGATCCCAACGCCAGCATCGGCACCGCCCGCACCTTTCTGCCCGACCTCGTCATCCTCGATGTCATGATGCCCGACCTCAATGGCATCCAGATCTGTCGGATGCTCCGTGCGGACCCCAAACTTAAAAAAGTCCCCGTCATCTTCCTCACCGCCAAAGCCGAGGAAAATGACCGCGTCCAAGGCCTGGAAACCGGCGCCGATGATTACATCTGCAAGCCATTTAGCACCAAGGAATTAGTTCTTCGTGTGCAGACCATTCTACGCCGCCTTTCAGAAGGCGCACCCGAGGAGCCCAAGCGCCTCCAAGTCGGCGAAATCGTCGTCGATACCGAGCGGCACGAAGTTCAGATCCACGGCCAGCCCGTCGAACTCACCGCCACCGAGTTCAACCTTCTCAAGCTTCTCATGGAACGCCGCGGACGCGTGCAAACCCGCGAACATCTCTTGCTCAACGTCTGGAATTACGAGACCGAGATCGAGACGCGCACCGTCGATACGCACGTCCGCCGCCTGCGCGAGAAGCTCGGCACCGAGGCCGACTGGATCGAGACCATCCGCGGCGTCGGTTACCGCATGGCGGAAAAACGCGCCCAAGAAGCCTGA